One Natronococcus sp. CG52 DNA window includes the following coding sequences:
- a CDS encoding BREX system ATP-binding domain-containing protein: protein MSEAFNISDEAQNYDQFGLDENPFPYSPVPAKNPEIYCGQEQATAAISSTVSTTLSTGKSKHLVVTGKYGNGKSHTLKYTRSLLRDRKDVVVGYVAQPGEGFVDIYHEFMYDLGFSEVQDIAYEYLASIAREITETNPVGANAMRSLIDEGEVLLSEIIPETIKRLSDVTQFADFARAIVHMVYEDTNLYAWQWLTAEGIRYEQRKEMEIHTALDDDTMGVRAFTALKNVLLELGYTAVFVFIDEFESIARLSSKDEQATLNSIRHLMDQNSEGLCLLFGCAPEVWQDVMSEYHAFSERIGQEVALRPLTNEHLHELVEEYLEQERIGEAVGVQPFTEDGLDMVLQRSQGNIRQVLSVCSRLLDSAAQSQQSKITAEFVQESL from the coding sequence ATGAGCGAAGCCTTCAACATCAGCGACGAGGCACAGAACTACGATCAATTCGGACTCGACGAGAATCCGTTTCCGTATAGTCCGGTTCCCGCGAAAAATCCAGAAATATACTGCGGGCAAGAACAAGCGACGGCTGCGATCAGTTCGACGGTCTCGACGACGCTATCAACGGGCAAATCGAAGCACCTTGTCGTCACTGGAAAGTACGGTAACGGCAAGTCTCATACACTCAAGTACACACGATCACTTCTCCGAGATCGAAAAGACGTCGTCGTCGGCTACGTCGCTCAACCCGGAGAGGGGTTCGTCGACATCTATCATGAGTTCATGTATGACCTCGGCTTCAGTGAGGTACAGGATATCGCGTATGAGTATCTTGCATCAATTGCACGAGAGATCACCGAGACGAACCCCGTTGGTGCAAATGCGATGCGCTCGCTTATTGACGAAGGAGAGGTACTCCTATCAGAAATCATTCCAGAGACCATCAAGCGATTGAGCGACGTGACGCAGTTCGCAGACTTCGCTAGAGCGATCGTGCATATGGTGTACGAGGACACGAATCTATACGCGTGGCAGTGGCTCACCGCAGAAGGAATTCGATACGAACAGCGGAAAGAAATGGAGATCCACACGGCTCTAGACGACGATACGATGGGCGTACGAGCGTTTACAGCACTGAAGAATGTGCTCCTTGAGTTAGGATACACTGCCGTTTTTGTCTTCATCGACGAATTTGAGAGCATTGCGCGACTCTCGTCTAAAGACGAGCAGGCAACGCTGAACAGCATTCGTCACCTGATGGATCAAAACAGTGAGGGGCTCTGTCTTTTGTTCGGTTGTGCACCCGAAGTTTGGCAGGACGTGATGAGTGAGTACCATGCATTCAGTGAGCGAATCGGTCAAGAAGTCGCCCTTCGACCGCTTACGAACGAGCATCTCCATGAGTTGGTTGAAGAGTATCTTGAACAGGAGCGCATAGGCGAAGCAGTCGGTGTACAGCCGTTTACTGAGGATGGACTAGATATGGTATTACAGCGGTCACAAGGAAATATACGTCAGGTCCTTTCAGTCTGTAGCCGTCTTTTGGACTCCGCAGCACAGAGTCAGCAGTCTAAAATCACTGCAGAATTTGTCCAAGAATCGCTTTGA
- a CDS encoding DUF6884 domain-containing protein, with product MDILIIDQCSNKKSYPDESAVFDAADIDKAGLDTLRDREEAVSLPARKLYGGRQQRYISEATDSLRADRHTVDRYFISAGFGLVEEREELPPYDVTFAKMTDSEIESRSASLQISERTQEVISATSYDVVFLALGRDYYQALDVPEILAALPETSIGVTFNQEEVADRYENVVSVPARTDQAKEQGTIVVALKGTYLKNFAARLDPGGELETPDEVESACLSKPTSQQDLSDF from the coding sequence ATGGACATACTCATCATCGATCAGTGTTCGAACAAGAAATCGTACCCAGACGAGAGCGCCGTCTTCGACGCGGCAGACATCGACAAGGCGGGTCTCGATACCCTTCGCGATCGTGAGGAGGCTGTCAGTCTGCCGGCACGAAAGCTCTATGGGGGGCGCCAGCAGCGGTACATTAGTGAAGCAACAGACTCCCTCCGCGCCGATCGGCATACCGTCGACCGCTATTTCATCAGTGCCGGATTCGGACTCGTCGAAGAGCGCGAGGAACTTCCGCCGTACGACGTGACCTTCGCAAAGATGACTGATAGCGAAATCGAATCCCGTTCTGCGTCACTACAGATTTCGGAGCGCACGCAGGAAGTGATCTCCGCCACCTCTTACGACGTTGTCTTTCTGGCACTTGGGAGGGATTACTATCAGGCCCTGGATGTGCCCGAGATCTTGGCTGCATTGCCCGAGACCTCGATCGGCGTGACCTTCAACCAGGAGGAGGTCGCAGATCGATACGAGAACGTTGTTTCGGTTCCCGCTCGGACCGACCAAGCGAAGGAACAGGGCACGATCGTCGTTGCGCTGAAGGGGACCTACCTGAAAAACTTTGCAGCCCGTCTCGACCCTGGTGGTGAACTCGAAACACCTGACGAAGTGGAATCAGCCTGTCTCTCTAAGCCGACCTCACAGCAGGATCTGTCTGATTTCTAG
- a CDS encoding phospholipase D-like domain-containing protein, which produces MTERLQSSASELRIRDPEHVWGVSLESVYLAAAAIAADESMARGLNSSYRASILATNTKRDRTVHTTVHEVLLSKLGLRTRGGRLTNTGVILVTSDDPLPLLQQLVVTELPRVRALLRRLPDDVQGFSRREFESFLQDEYDETVTAPLLASFGFGDLGTYGYEPCTEEVADEILYDRPDQPLPSYAWTTEVVRAMTGVRDEMLLSQIVATLEDEDQRVNVPHTNHDVLLAEPNREPCLDPESITAAISVAVDRLNREQTVIQQLLVTNEDHLRENGSVITIEDVVETTELSRTAAQFVCETVKTCRSRGVDQLPAEYSSTRLDTTVYKSYKLFSSVPEISCQLTERNGVQLLRFHELPVVEGARDQWENIVAFLIDRLQDIETRREQAANLTVGVEPSVRESLAVNQFEQLEEGVIEPTYFAYTLPDPDVLGEEQMNAFVGDSTGLRKERAQLNRWSKTKGPDSRRFTELTDELVSKGLHEELDERILRIMTPYDDDTFSEYASQFRQLLSEGYEIRLLTRHTRKKWQWERLRDNLIGELDTNRENVTIRTYSRYKEFERITSETDARELAEFGIHAKLQAIGHAEEGATLIGSANFMENSYDWNPECGIYTEATNFGAAAREFFDFVWQLSQADEVDLDRLQKIPKQDFYPTYYYK; this is translated from the coding sequence ATGACTGAACGGTTACAATCATCGGCATCAGAATTGCGAATTCGCGACCCTGAGCACGTTTGGGGCGTTTCGCTGGAAAGTGTCTACCTCGCAGCAGCAGCCATCGCTGCAGACGAATCAATGGCTCGAGGTCTCAACTCTAGTTACCGGGCGAGCATTCTTGCCACCAATACGAAACGCGATCGAACAGTCCATACAACCGTTCACGAGGTGCTACTGTCGAAGCTGGGTTTGAGAACTCGAGGGGGAAGGCTGACGAACACTGGAGTAATTCTCGTCACTTCTGATGATCCGCTCCCGTTGCTCCAGCAACTCGTCGTTACCGAATTACCTCGAGTGCGGGCATTGTTGAGACGCCTTCCAGACGATGTCCAGGGGTTCTCACGGAGAGAATTCGAATCGTTCCTCCAAGATGAATACGACGAGACTGTCACAGCACCACTCCTCGCCTCGTTCGGTTTCGGTGACCTGGGGACATACGGATACGAACCCTGCACAGAGGAAGTAGCCGATGAAATACTGTATGATCGGCCCGATCAACCGCTGCCGTCATATGCCTGGACCACCGAAGTGGTTCGGGCGATGACAGGAGTGCGTGACGAGATGTTACTGAGCCAGATCGTTGCCACACTCGAGGACGAAGACCAGCGAGTCAACGTCCCACACACGAACCACGATGTGCTCTTGGCAGAACCGAACCGAGAGCCGTGTCTGGATCCGGAAAGCATCACAGCAGCGATTTCCGTGGCTGTCGACAGATTGAATCGTGAACAGACAGTCATACAGCAACTACTGGTCACGAACGAAGACCACCTGCGAGAGAACGGTTCGGTGATAACGATAGAGGACGTCGTTGAGACGACTGAACTCTCACGAACTGCCGCACAATTCGTTTGTGAGACTGTGAAGACGTGTCGATCACGGGGTGTTGATCAACTTCCAGCCGAATACAGTTCGACTCGCTTGGACACTACCGTTTACAAGTCGTACAAATTGTTTTCGTCTGTCCCTGAAATAAGCTGCCAGTTGACCGAGCGAAACGGCGTTCAACTGCTACGGTTTCACGAGTTACCAGTAGTAGAAGGAGCACGTGACCAATGGGAAAACATCGTCGCGTTTCTCATCGATCGATTGCAAGATATCGAGACGAGACGCGAACAGGCCGCCAATTTGACTGTGGGTGTCGAGCCGTCTGTCCGGGAGTCGCTCGCTGTCAACCAGTTTGAACAACTTGAGGAGGGCGTTATCGAGCCGACATACTTCGCGTACACGCTCCCGGATCCAGACGTTCTCGGTGAAGAACAGATGAATGCATTCGTCGGCGATTCGACGGGGCTTCGGAAAGAACGGGCGCAGTTGAACCGGTGGTCGAAGACGAAAGGGCCGGACTCTCGTCGGTTCACCGAACTTACGGACGAGTTGGTGAGCAAGGGCCTACACGAAGAACTGGATGAACGCATCCTGCGAATTATGACGCCGTACGACGACGACACGTTTTCGGAGTACGCATCACAGTTTCGCCAACTCCTGAGCGAGGGATACGAGATTCGGTTGCTCACACGCCATACACGGAAAAAGTGGCAGTGGGAACGATTGCGAGACAATCTGATCGGTGAACTCGATACGAATCGTGAGAACGTAACAATCCGAACCTACTCTCGCTACAAGGAGTTTGAGCGCATCACATCCGAAACAGATGCGAGAGAACTCGCCGAATTCGGAATCCATGCAAAACTACAGGCGATCGGCCACGCCGAGGAGGGGGCGACGCTTATTGGGTCAGCAAACTTCATGGAAAACAGCTACGACTGGAATCCCGAGTGTGGTATCTACACGGAAGCGACCAACTTTGGGGCCGCCGCTCGAGAGTTCTTCGACTTCGTCTGGCAACTGTCCCAAGCAGATGAAGTGGATCTCGATCGTCTTCAAAAAATCCCGAAACAGGACTTCTACCCCACATATTACTATAAATAA
- a CDS encoding nucleotidyltransferase domain-containing protein: protein MDNRSSHSSVSIPIPVPNEDVFRYTACGPILSLLVDTPHSSFGIRDLGRAIDRPHRSISLAVEDLESLGLVTTTTEGGKKLVQINRNRLTSPDDPILRVPQEEFRDPVHSLQEKILEELEDVAGILLFGSVARGNADRRSDIDCFVLVGTNRATNQKRAHELAQELGSQRFDGDRYTFEILVESTESAERQADRLQEIFADGLTLYDTGPLSDLKTEVLANGR from the coding sequence ATGGATAATAGAAGTAGCCACAGTTCTGTTTCCATTCCGATACCCGTTCCAAACGAGGACGTTTTCAGATATACTGCCTGCGGGCCAATTCTTTCTCTCTTAGTCGACACCCCGCATTCCTCGTTCGGAATTCGCGATCTCGGACGTGCAATTGACCGTCCTCACCGAAGTATCTCACTCGCCGTTGAAGACCTCGAGTCGCTGGGACTGGTAACCACCACAACAGAAGGTGGAAAGAAACTCGTTCAGATCAATCGCAATCGACTCACCAGCCCCGACGATCCTATCCTTCGAGTACCACAGGAAGAGTTTCGAGACCCCGTCCACAGCCTCCAAGAAAAAATTCTCGAGGAACTCGAGGACGTAGCGGGAATCCTGCTCTTTGGAAGCGTCGCTCGAGGGAACGCAGACCGACGGAGCGACATCGATTGTTTCGTCTTAGTCGGCACGAACCGGGCAACCAATCAAAAGCGAGCTCACGAACTTGCCCAAGAGCTGGGCAGTCAACGATTCGACGGCGATCGGTACACCTTCGAAATACTAGTTGAATCCACCGAGTCGGCCGAACGACAAGCAGACCGCCTCCAAGAAATATTCGCAGACGGACTGACTCTATACGATACGGGACCGTTGAGCGACCTCAAGACAGAGGTGCTGGCCAATGGACGATAG
- a CDS encoding YjiH family protein gives MFDQTTWSNDEQETKRVESISEPKTIDDIDLTEIRRGPVSKFVLAFLVGFVFFLFPIPWDGQVTVPFDIVVNWITGSFPMFAGVYALLLIITGGLLTTIAEFRKRGFLSIDDDLAGKLTLPYWETSAPFWFFRVAGAILAPFLFLEVGPSWMIGPETGGLVWGTLILSVAVIIPIGAIFINLFVELGGLEFVGTMARPIMRPLFKVPGRAALDSVASWVGSYSVGLYITRNVFDRGEYSKQDVYIISTCFATVSIGFVGVVAATVDLLELFPIIFLAYLVCIAISGVILVRIPPLSNVPEEYIAEPNPETPFRGSVGDYFHFGLSEAVKKAEEGGTIVGASARGFIDGLKLAVLILGTILSIGLAAVIIAEHTPTFEILSQPLVPIIELLRIPDAEVVAPATIIGITEMFIPALLVAEADAMARFFIALLSISQLIFFSATAPMMMDMFSDIPIRFRDLVLLFVMRTVILVPIIAAMTHLVAAVGLL, from the coding sequence ATGTTTGATCAGACTACTTGGTCGAACGACGAACAGGAAACAAAGCGGGTAGAATCGATTTCAGAACCGAAAACGATAGACGATATCGATTTGACAGAGATTCGGCGTGGACCTGTCTCGAAATTCGTACTGGCGTTCCTCGTTGGGTTCGTGTTTTTTCTGTTTCCTATCCCCTGGGACGGGCAGGTGACGGTCCCGTTTGATATCGTCGTCAATTGGATAACCGGATCATTTCCGATGTTTGCGGGTGTCTATGCACTGCTTCTGATCATCACTGGCGGTCTCTTGACAACGATTGCAGAATTTCGGAAACGTGGTTTCCTTTCGATCGACGACGACCTTGCAGGGAAGTTGACGCTTCCGTACTGGGAAACGTCGGCACCGTTCTGGTTCTTTCGAGTTGCCGGCGCCATCCTTGCTCCCTTCCTCTTTCTCGAGGTCGGTCCTAGCTGGATGATTGGACCGGAGACCGGTGGACTCGTCTGGGGGACGCTTATCTTGAGTGTCGCAGTGATTATCCCGATCGGCGCGATCTTTATCAACCTCTTCGTGGAGTTGGGTGGGCTCGAGTTCGTCGGTACAATGGCCCGTCCGATCATGCGGCCGTTATTCAAAGTCCCCGGACGGGCAGCACTCGATAGCGTTGCCTCCTGGGTCGGCTCCTATAGCGTCGGACTCTACATTACTCGCAATGTCTTCGATCGTGGAGAATACTCGAAACAGGATGTATACATCATCAGTACGTGCTTTGCAACGGTATCAATCGGGTTTGTCGGGGTCGTTGCTGCTACAGTGGACTTGTTAGAGCTGTTCCCAATCATCTTCCTGGCATACCTTGTCTGCATTGCGATTTCGGGAGTTATTCTGGTTCGAATCCCACCACTAAGTAACGTGCCTGAGGAGTATATCGCCGAACCGAACCCGGAGACGCCGTTCCGGGGTTCTGTTGGAGATTACTTTCACTTTGGACTCTCTGAAGCGGTCAAAAAGGCCGAAGAAGGAGGCACCATTGTTGGAGCATCGGCTCGTGGCTTCATTGATGGACTCAAACTTGCCGTCCTCATACTTGGAACGATTCTTTCGATTGGTCTCGCAGCAGTGATTATTGCCGAGCATACACCGACGTTTGAAATCCTCTCGCAGCCGCTCGTGCCAATCATTGAACTGTTGAGGATTCCCGATGCGGAAGTCGTTGCTCCAGCAACGATTATCGGAATCACGGAGATGTTCATTCCGGCACTACTTGTCGCCGAGGCTGATGCAATGGCGCGGTTCTTTATTGCTCTTCTCTCGATCTCCCAGCTGATTTTCTTCTCGGCAACTGCGCCGATGATGATGGATATGTTTAGCGATATTCCGATTCGGTTCCGGGACCTCGTTCTCTTGTTCGTCATGCGGACCGTGATTCTTGTGCCGATCATTGCTGCGATGACACACCTCGTTGCAGCAGTTGGTTTGCTCTGA
- a CDS encoding queuine tRNA-ribosyltransferase tRNA-guanine transglycosylase: MRFYVPEWDDNVDAYYDFEHDEHSELGTEEREQHYIWDIFDYETTPIDGVLISREQVEESATKFDQLTSYGVYDERSDLNIPDWLPTISDCGAWGYKSLPFPPYDNDEMLAFYEDLGVTVGVTIDHLVLGSGHETRLYLDKRAFADSPLTPSDLPEALTDEVDVMVDDWPTEWPDYVDDYDPTIYDVSTVEPFEQEDFEGDPAAVLERLDDDPRAVYRDDDTEFRYQLTLNNAAEMKELYDANNYSFRLMVAIQGWDPTSYTRAADQVLDLGYQYVGIGGVAGSNASRIRDIVTGVGNAVKEHERARKTRVDTHVFGFAKTDAFDAIGQTGMTSFDSASMLRSAWTGGDNYHLDSERRYDALRVRFGSNRDPLEEQIETALRGQELLHSLRAFDEDESMSQAIREWAAEAEDALDELASYLENHRHDDEYDQRLLRDVEDHFRDHYDHGRELRASFSRSLRKQVIKLLREDDPESPVEFEQYQTLIGTAREKFEEFPRMAETIEQDEEEIDDVATFNQIKELVEDYADWIGDERLLKEYEKLLKEEPWTECDCEICREYGIEVAIFRGNNRNRRRGFHNTKRFYDQFQEDLPKTLVVTPATDAIAKKSLIEGYFLTEHTDFWSSVHDLPVAEVGVISETGVHEWWADAPASVSLDSDAMAVSVGEFCARYQNVFLYDPEETIHRDVVQNIEQHGCAVESYERSQDLRAAVLDRLGYDSEFVPEFMVQKGLMEF, from the coding sequence GTGAGGTTCTACGTTCCTGAATGGGATGACAACGTCGATGCTTACTATGACTTCGAGCACGACGAGCACTCGGAGCTCGGGACCGAGGAGCGCGAGCAACACTATATCTGGGATATTTTCGACTACGAAACAACCCCAATAGACGGCGTGCTCATTTCACGCGAACAGGTCGAAGAGAGCGCCACGAAATTCGATCAACTCACATCCTATGGAGTCTACGACGAACGATCAGATCTCAATATCCCTGACTGGCTCCCGACGATCAGTGACTGCGGCGCCTGGGGCTACAAATCGCTCCCGTTCCCTCCCTACGACAACGACGAGATGCTGGCGTTCTACGAAGACCTCGGCGTCACAGTTGGCGTGACGATCGACCACCTAGTGCTCGGGTCTGGACACGAGACCCGTCTCTATCTCGACAAACGCGCGTTCGCTGACTCCCCTCTCACGCCGAGTGACCTCCCCGAAGCGTTGACTGACGAAGTCGACGTCATGGTCGACGACTGGCCCACAGAGTGGCCGGACTACGTCGATGACTACGACCCGACGATATACGATGTATCCACCGTCGAGCCGTTCGAACAGGAAGATTTCGAGGGCGATCCGGCAGCAGTGCTCGAGCGCCTTGACGACGACCCCCGGGCCGTCTACCGAGACGACGACACGGAGTTCCGATACCAACTGACGCTCAACAACGCCGCGGAGATGAAGGAGTTGTACGACGCTAACAACTACTCCTTCCGGCTGATGGTCGCGATTCAGGGCTGGGATCCGACGTCGTACACGCGAGCAGCGGATCAGGTACTCGACCTGGGCTATCAGTACGTCGGTATCGGCGGCGTCGCCGGGAGCAACGCTAGCAGAATTCGGGATATCGTTACCGGCGTCGGGAACGCGGTCAAAGAACACGAACGAGCCCGGAAGACGCGAGTCGATACACACGTGTTCGGGTTCGCGAAAACCGATGCGTTCGATGCGATCGGTCAAACCGGGATGACGAGTTTCGACAGCGCGAGTATGCTCCGGTCGGCTTGGACCGGCGGTGACAACTACCACCTCGATAGCGAACGCCGCTACGACGCGCTTCGCGTCCGATTCGGCTCGAACAGGGATCCACTCGAGGAACAGATCGAAACCGCCCTCCGTGGACAGGAGTTGCTCCATTCGCTGCGAGCATTCGACGAGGATGAATCGATGTCCCAAGCGATCAGAGAGTGGGCCGCTGAGGCGGAAGACGCCCTCGACGAGTTGGCGTCCTACCTAGAGAACCATCGCCACGACGACGAGTACGACCAGCGTCTACTTCGGGATGTTGAGGACCACTTCCGTGACCACTACGATCACGGTCGCGAACTGCGGGCGAGTTTCAGTCGCTCACTCCGAAAGCAGGTAATCAAACTTCTTCGAGAGGACGACCCCGAATCCCCTGTCGAGTTCGAACAGTATCAAACGTTGATCGGGACTGCTCGAGAGAAATTTGAGGAGTTCCCTAGGATGGCAGAGACAATCGAACAAGACGAAGAGGAGATAGATGATGTTGCTACGTTCAACCAGATCAAAGAACTCGTTGAGGATTATGCGGACTGGATCGGCGATGAGCGGTTGCTCAAGGAATACGAGAAACTCCTCAAAGAAGAGCCATGGACGGAATGCGACTGTGAAATCTGTCGAGAATACGGCATCGAAGTCGCTATCTTCCGAGGGAACAATCGCAACCGTCGTCGAGGATTTCACAATACGAAACGGTTCTACGATCAGTTCCAGGAAGATCTCCCGAAAACACTTGTCGTCACACCAGCTACTGATGCGATCGCAAAAAAGAGCTTGATAGAGGGATATTTCCTTACCGAACACACAGACTTCTGGTCGAGCGTCCATGACCTACCGGTTGCCGAGGTTGGCGTGATAAGCGAAACGGGCGTTCACGAGTGGTGGGCGGACGCACCAGCGTCAGTTTCGCTCGATTCGGATGCCATGGCAGTATCCGTCGGCGAGTTCTGTGCACGATACCAGAATGTCTTCCTATACGATCCCGAGGAGACGATTCATCGTGATGTCGTCCAGAACATCGAACAACACGGCTGTGCCGTCGAGTCATACGAGCGATCACAGGACCTTCGGGCGGCCGTTCTCGATCGACTGGGATATGACAGCGAGTTCGTGCCGGAATTTATGGTTCAAAAGGGGCTGATGGAGTTCTAA
- a CDS encoding tRNA-guanine transglycosylase, whose amino-acid sequence MLYRQQVLDLPHGELHTPVLFPVRNLGKRSSDNTPAYVDMIPDLPTAMINARAIRNRDPMWERLTDGVTLREEMGVPENTIVYADSGGYDFSQTAPDTTPRETLETQRLFDADIFGTVDIPLSRENRAAKNQRRIDRSVELALEASDRHNGDELLLASVHGYDPETIQNSIRYLEIRGDFDGYALGSLVPIRTDYKKVTKLVLAARTATEKHLHVYGLGGLVYQPLLLYLGVDSFDSSAFIRSAGNRNYLLPGFGGEELWNIDELEYLPCPCPVCGSRTLNDIREDRDALVKHNLWALAAELRRFRYVSAAGKDIEDYLDLRFQGNEVTQRAYRTAKQQVRRLS is encoded by the coding sequence ATGCTGTATCGACAGCAAGTGCTCGATCTTCCACATGGAGAACTGCATACCCCAGTTCTCTTTCCCGTCCGAAACCTTGGGAAGCGGTCGAGTGACAACACACCAGCATACGTAGACATGATCCCGGATCTCCCAACGGCGATGATCAACGCCCGTGCGATCAGAAACCGGGATCCAATGTGGGAGCGGTTGACTGATGGGGTGACGCTCAGAGAGGAGATGGGTGTTCCGGAGAACACGATCGTCTATGCCGATAGTGGTGGGTACGATTTCAGTCAGACAGCACCAGATACAACACCTCGAGAAACTCTCGAGACCCAACGGTTGTTCGATGCCGATATTTTTGGCACAGTAGACATTCCACTATCCAGAGAGAATCGGGCGGCAAAGAATCAACGTCGAATCGATCGAAGTGTTGAACTTGCGTTAGAAGCGAGCGATCGTCATAATGGGGATGAACTTCTGCTCGCAAGTGTTCACGGGTATGATCCGGAGACGATTCAAAACAGTATTCGATATCTAGAAATCCGAGGTGATTTCGATGGATATGCGCTAGGGAGTCTCGTCCCAATACGAACAGATTACAAAAAAGTCACAAAACTCGTTTTGGCAGCCCGAACTGCGACGGAGAAACACCTCCACGTCTATGGGCTTGGCGGACTGGTCTATCAGCCCCTTTTGCTCTATCTTGGAGTGGATAGTTTCGATTCGTCTGCCTTCATTCGAAGCGCAGGCAATCGAAACTACTTGCTCCCCGGATTCGGCGGTGAAGAGCTGTGGAATATCGATGAGCTCGAATACCTCCCTTGTCCCTGTCCCGTCTGTGGGTCCCGAACACTCAACGATATCCGAGAGGATCGTGATGCGCTGGTTAAGCACAACCTTTGGGCACTGGCCGCGGAATTACGCCGATTTCGGTACGTCTCGGCTGCTGGCAAGGATATCGAGGACTATCTTGATCTCCGGTTCCAGGGCAACGAAGTAACACAACGAGCATACAGAACGGCCAAGCAGCAAGTTCGGAGGTTATCATGA
- a CDS encoding DUF7835 family putative zinc beta-ribbon protein, protein MATTSNNPGEIMEYCTDCNQNTIHTVTIQIRTESHKQENAPFSREPYRVSDCLQCGLRESLRMNNA, encoded by the coding sequence ATGGCAACGACAAGCAACAACCCGGGTGAAATAATGGAATACTGTACTGATTGTAACCAAAATACGATCCATACTGTTACCATCCAAATTCGGACAGAGAGTCATAAGCAAGAGAATGCACCCTTCTCTCGAGAGCCATATCGGGTTAGTGACTGTCTACAGTGTGGACTCCGAGAATCACTCCGTATGAATAATGCCTGA
- a CDS encoding queuosine precursor transporter, translating to MQIEDTRAIFTALFAGSVVLANVLAAKLTWIELLGIGGVAIPAGFVAFGVAYLASDLLVEYHGREYAASVVNGTVFTLIVAYVLVFLAIWMPTAPFYEGQTAFEATLGDSASIILASVVALAIAQHLDVRLFSNLKSRTGDSHRWVRNCGSTAASQGVDTVVFITLGFAIFPALGLGGDPLWGWALVSIVIGQYVVKLLVALVDTMPFYAVTEVVEAKA from the coding sequence GTGCAAATTGAAGACACTCGAGCGATCTTCACTGCCCTATTTGCAGGATCCGTCGTGCTCGCTAATGTGCTGGCAGCGAAATTAACATGGATCGAGTTACTCGGAATCGGCGGAGTCGCTATCCCGGCCGGATTCGTTGCGTTTGGCGTCGCATATCTAGCGTCTGACTTGCTTGTGGAATACCACGGGCGTGAGTACGCAGCGTCGGTCGTGAACGGGACTGTCTTCACTCTCATTGTGGCATACGTGCTGGTCTTCCTGGCGATCTGGATGCCAACAGCACCGTTCTACGAAGGTCAAACAGCGTTCGAGGCTACATTGGGTGACTCAGCATCGATTATTTTGGCATCGGTTGTGGCATTAGCAATCGCTCAACACCTGGATGTTCGACTGTTCTCGAATCTCAAGTCTCGAACCGGGGATAGCCATCGGTGGGTACGGAACTGTGGTTCGACGGCCGCCAGTCAAGGCGTTGATACAGTTGTGTTCATCACACTCGGATTTGCGATTTTTCCCGCTCTGGGACTTGGTGGCGACCCATTATGGGGTTGGGCGCTAGTATCGATTGTCATTGGTCAGTATGTGGTCAAACTCCTGGTTGCACTCGTTGACACAATGCCGTTCTACGCAGTAACAGAAGTCGTTGAAGCGAAGGCTTGA